Below is a genomic region from bacterium.
CAGCAGATCAGCAAAGGCGAGGAAGCGGTCTATTGCTCTAATGTTCAGCTGCTCACGAATTTGAAACAGCACCGAAGGTGCGGGACAGAGCAGCCGAGCAACAGATCAGCAGATCAGCAAAGGCGAGGAAGCGGTCTATTGCTCTAATGTTCAGCTGCTCACGAATTTGAAACAGCACCGAAGGTGCGGGACAGAGCAGCCGAGCAACAGATCAGCAGATCAGCAAAGGCGAGGAAGCGGTCTATTGCTCTAATGTTCAGCTGCTCACGAATTTGAAACAGCACCGAAGGTGCGGGACAGAGCAGCCGAGCAATGGATCAGCAGATCAGCAAAGGCGAGGAAGCGGTCTATTGCTCTAATGTTCAGCTGCTCATGAATTTGAAGCAGCACCAAGAAGGTGCATGGCAGAGCAGCCGAGCAATGGATCAGCAGATCAGCAAAGGCGAGGAAGCGGTCTGTTGCTCTAATGTTCAGCTGTTCATGAATTTGAAACAGCACCGAAGGTGCGGGACTGAGCAGCCGAGCAATGGATCAGCAGATCAGCAAAGGCGAGGAAGCGGTCTGTTGCTCTAATGTTCAGCTGTTCATGAATTTGAAACAGCACCGAAGGTGCGGGACTGAGCAGCCGAGCAATGGATCAGCAGATCAGCAAAGGCGAGGAAGCGGTCTGTTGCTCTAATGTTCAGCTGTTCATGAATTTGAAACAGCACCAAGAAGGTGCGGGACAGGGCAATTGCGTATCAGGTTATTTGGAGGCGATTCATACCCGGAAATGGGCACAAGTGAATCGCCTCTACTATGTGAAAATCATGACTTTTTTAAAAAAACATGCTATCTTTTTTTGGTACACATGCAATTTTTTTGAAGCGAGGGTTTTATGATAGATCTGCATATGCATACATTTCATTCGGATGGTGTTTTACTGCCGGCAGAGTTGGTCCGAAGGGCCAAGGTTGCCGGTTACCAAGCTATGGCGATAACAGACCACGTTGATCAGTCCAATATTGAAGAGTTGGTACCTCAGATGGCAGCGGCGGCCAAGGCACTTACGATGGGGTACAATATGTTAGTGCTTGCCGGGGTGGAACTGACGCATGTACCGCCAAAGCAAATTTCCGGACTCATTAAGGCGGCTCGGAGTCTGGGTGCGGAGATTATTGTGGTGCATGGCGAGACACCGGTTGAACCGGTGGCGGCGGGGACCAATCGGGCGGCCATTATGGCAGGCGCTGATATTGTGGCCCATCCAGGATTAATTACATTGGCTGAGGCGCGATTGGCGAAGCAAAAAGGTGTGGCATTGGAATTAACCTCGCGGGGAGGTCACTCGCTTGCCAATGGGCATGTGGCCAAGATTGCTTTGCAGGCAAAGTGTGATCTGGTAATCAATAGCGATACACATGCACCGCAGGATTTACACAGTAAGGCATTGCTGGGGAAAGTTGTTGCCGGTGCCGGCTTGCCGGTTTCCGCAGTAAAAGTTTTACAGGCCAACGCACTTAAAATTTGTAAACGCGCGCGTCAATGACGCTGCGGAAATAAAGAAGGGGAACTGGAAAAATGGCCAAAAAACGTTATTCGCACAAACAGATACGCAAGAGCATCAAAAAAGATGAACTGCGGGACTTGATTGATAAAAGCGCGGTGTATGTTCGCAGTCATACGGAAAATATTTTAATTGCGGCAATTCTTTTAATTGTAGTGATTGTTCTGGTTCCGCTTTATTTTAATAATCGCCAGGAGAATGAACGCCGTGCCGGCAGTTTGTTGAATCGGGCGGTGGGTTACACTCTACAGCCGATTGCTGACGGGATGGGTGATCCCAACCGCGAAGTTTTTCGCACACTTGAGGAGAAGTACACAAAAGTCCGGCAAACCTTCACGGAAATATCAGCGACCTATAAAAATACCCGTGCCGCCCGCGTGGCCATGCTGGGTGAAGCGGATGCGACCTATTATTTAAAGGACTATGAAAAGGCGCGGGATATTTATCAGGCGGTCTTGCTGCAAACCAAGGATTTTGCAACGCAAGGGACGCTGAAAGAAAAAATCGCGGCCTGTTATGAAAATCTTGGCAAGTGGGAAGATGCTCTGGGGATTTATCAGGAGCTGGTTGACGGTGAACCTGTCTATTTTAATCAACGGTCGGTGAAAATGGGTATGGCTCGCTGTTACAGCGGCCTGGGCCGGAAAGCCAAGGCCCAAGAAATATATTTTTCTGAAAAAGAAAATGATCCGGGCAGCTATTGGTCGGAGGTTGCCAGGCAGAAATTGAGCATGGAGGCCGCAGCAGGGAAATAACTTGACATCGTGAGGAAGGTAGGCTATTTTTTTCTTCTGTTTTTATAAATGCTGGAATTATTTGTTATCAACGTAATGGGGCTGTGGCGCAGCTGGGAGCGCGTCTGCATGGCATGCAGAAGGTCAGGGGTTCGAGCCCCCTCAGCTCCACCAGAAAATTTTGCCAGCAAAATTTTCAGAGCAATGGAACAATAGACAACAAACAATAGAAATTCATTGCGGTCTATTGTCTGTTGTTTATTCTCAGAAGTTTGTTTTTTTATTTCTCTATCCCTCGGTTGTTTATATACTGTCGAGTTTTCTTTAAGAAAGTATGCAATTATTTTTTGCCACCTTTGTCTAATCGGATAAGATCATCAAATCAGCCGAGGTGTCAGGTATGCCCTTTCTCTTTGAAAATCTCGTCGTCTATCAAAAAGCCATCGCTTTTTCCATTGCTGTTTCCAAACTCACGGACACTTTCCCGCGCGGTAATTATTACCTTACTGACCAGTTGGATCGTGCCGCACTTTCTATTCCGACGAATCTTGCAGAAGGCAACGGACGTTGGCATCCGAACGACCGGCGCCAGTTTTTTTGGATCGCCCGCAGCTCAGCGCTGGAATGTGTTCCGATTATTGAAGTGGGTTTTCAGAAAGGATTGATAACAGAAGAAATGTATAAACGGTTCCGAAATGATTTGGATGAAATAGGAAAGATGATAACCGGACTTGTAAAAGGAATTGAAAATAAAAAAGGTTAAGTAGTAAAGACTATATAACTATGTCTAGATAGTTAGGAAACGAAAGAGTAGTTGCGAAAGGTCTTTGGCGAGATTAGAATGAGTATTTGAATATATGGGGGAATTAAAGCGGAAACATTGTAATTATCCCGATTTTTAGAGAACGCTTCACTCCCGGGTGGTCGCCTGCAATGACACTATTAATTTGATTTTTTGAGGTAACGAGCATGTCCCCAGTCATAGATTTTCATGTACATGTTTATCCCGATAACTTGGCTGCGCAGGTGATTTCAGAACTGACACAGTCGTGCGGTTTTCAGGCATGTTTTGACGGGACCGTGTCCGGGCTTAAAGCAATGATGCGAGGGTGTGGTGTCACGCAGTCTGTTATCCAACCGGTTGCCACCAAAGTGTCGCAGGTGCGCCCGATCAATCAATGGAGTTCCCACTTAAACCGGGAATCAGGTATCCGGGCGTTTGGTTCGCTGCACCCGGAGATGGACACGCAGGCAGTGAAAACGGAAGTTGCATTTATAAAAGAAAACCATCTGCCGGGCGTCAAGATGCATCCGGAATATCAGAATTTTCATCCGGATGAGGATCGGATGGAAAAAATATACTGTGCTTTGGAGCAGGCGAAATGCATGCTGCTTTTGCATGCCGGCATGGATTTGGGATTTCATCCGCCGGTCAAGGCGACACCGGAAAGGATTTTTCAGGTACTTAAAAGTTTCCCGGGATTAACCGTTATTGCTGCGCATTTGGGCGGCTATGGTTTGTGGGATCAGGTTATGAAATATTTAGTGAACCAAAACGTTTGGCTTGATACGGCCTATTGTTTTGGGAAAACACCCTTGCCGGAAGCCTATGAGATCATCCAGGCGCATGGGTGTGATAAAATTTTGTTTGGCTCTGATGCACCTTGGGGTGATCAAGGCCAACATGTTCAGCACCTGGAGTCTTTGCCATTATCAGAGATGGAAAAACAGCGGATTTTTTTCGGCAATGCAGCCGTATTGCTGGAAAAAATTAAATAAACCATGGACGATTTTGAAAAAAACGGTAAAATTGACCATCCCGTGAACGAAACTGTTTTAGTCGTTGGGCGGGAACCACGATACTTGGTAAGGAGGGTGATTTCAATATGCGTAATTTAGATACTATTAGAAATATCGAGATTTTTAGTGAACTATCTGACACCGAGTTGGCCAGTGTGGTGAGACGGGCGCAACAAAAAGAATATAAAGCAGAAGGTGTGATTGTTCGGGAGAATGCATCCGGCGGGATGATGCATGTCATTTTAGAAGGACGCGTTGAAGTTCGAAAAAAAATGCCCAATGGCCCGGACAAGCCATTGGCAGTGCTCAATGAAGGCGCCGTTTTTGGGGAGATGTCTCTATTTGACGGCCATCCGTATTCCGCCAGTGTGGTGGCCACTGAAAACACATCAACATTAACCATTTTTAAAAATGAATTTATGGCGCTCGCAGAGGAACAACCGGCCTTAGGACTCAAAGTGACCATTAATTTGATCAATACGCTTTCTACGCGATTGAGAAAAACCAATGACAATCTGGTAACTTTTGCGACCTTGCGTTCCAGCGGCAGCTGAGCTGGTTTTTTCTTCCAGTTTAAGCTGAAAGATGCATTTCAGCATATTTTTTAGAAGACGATTTTATTGAAATAATAGAAAAAGTGTTGTTTCAAAAGTGTTTTTATGAATAACATCTTTTTAGCGTGGTTTGTTAGGTTGAATTTGGTGTTTTTTCGTGTCACTGAATTACAGAAACAAGTAAATAATTAGTTGACATTCATAAAAATACGCTTATTATATCATGTTAATTTCCTGAAAAAAATATCCGTCAATCAGCATGTTTATCAGGGTTTTTAGGAGAGGAAATAACAGGAAAATTGCCTTGGAAAAAAGCTTTTTCGGGTAATTGCTCTTTGTTAGGTCAGGCGTGATTTAATAGAAAAAGGAGTGGTGGACAGATGCGAAGTGATGTTATGAAAAAGGGTGTAGCTAAATCGCCGCACCGGTCCTTGTTTAAAGCCATTGGTTATACAGATGAAGAGTTGCAAAAACCGATTATCGGGATTGCAAATTCTTTTAATGAAATTATTCCGGGCCACATCCATTTGAAGACATTGGTTGAAGCGGTTAAAACCGGGATTCGTATGGCCGGCGGAACGCCCATGGAATTTAATACCATCGGCATTTGTGACGGCATTGCCATGAACCATGAGGGCATGAAGTACTCCTTGGTTTCTCGTGAAATCATTGCCGATTCGGTAGAAGCTACAGCGATGGGAACGCCATTTGATGGACTGGTGCTCATGCCCAATTGTGATAAAATTATTCCGGGGATGATGATGGCGGCGGCGCGTTTGGATATTCCTGCAGTTTTGGTCTCCGGGGGACCTATGTTGCCCGGAGAATACAAGGGTAAAAGAATTGATTTGATTAAAGGACCGTTTGAAGGCATGGCCCAGGCCCATGCCGGTAAGATTTCGGAAAAAGAATTTTTAGCCATGGAGGATGCTGCGTGTCCGACCTGCGGTTCCTGCGCAGGATTGTTTACCGCCAATACGATGAATTGCATGGCGGAAGCACTCGGGATTGCACTGCCCGGCAATGGTTCAACACCGGCGATTTCTTCGGAAAGAATACGCCTGGCAAAGCTGGCTGGGAAAAAAATAATGGATGTTGTACGAAAAAAAATGATACCCAGTAAGTTATTGACGATGAATGCGTTTCGCAATGCGATTGCCGTGGATGTGGCGATGGGCGGTTCCACCAATACTGTCCTGCATTTGCCGGCGATTGCGCATGAAGTCGGCATTGAGCTTGATCTGGAAATATTTAATGAAATTTCGAAAAAAACACCGCATCTATGTAATGTCAGCCCCGGCGGGGACCATTTTATGGTGGATATTCACCGCGCCGGTGGTGTTCCGGCAGTGATGAAAGTACTGGCCGGCAAGGGTTTGATTCATACCAAACTACCCACTGTTTCCGGCCGGACCGTGGCGGAGAATTTAAAGGATGTGTTTGTTTTGGATACGGACGTGATCCGGCCGTTCACCAAGCCGTATCACAAAACTGGCGGCTTGGCGATTCTTCGCGGCAATATTGCACCGGAAGGCGGTGTGGTCAAACAATCAGCCGTGGCGCCTGAAATGCTTCATTCCATTAGCCGGGCGCGGGTATTTGAAAGTGAAGAAACCGCCTTCAAAGCGATTATGAATGGGGAAATCCGTAAACGCGATGTCGTGGTGATCCGCTATGAAGGTCCTAAGGGCGGCCCGGGGATGCGCGAAATGCTTTCGCCCACCAGTTCGATTGCAGGGATGGGATTGGATAAACATGTTGCGCTGATTACGGATGGTCGTTTTTCCGGTGGGACACGCGGGGCTGCGATTGGTCATATTTCGCCGGAAGCGGCTTCCGGTGGACCGATTGGTATTATTCGGGAAAATGATAAACTTGAGATTGATATTCCGAAAAAGAAAATTCATCTTATGATTTCGGATACGGAATTTGAAAAAAGAATGGCGGCGTTTCGACCTCGGCCGTCGAAAAAACACAAGGGGGTGTTGGGGCGTTACGCCCGGCTTGTAACCTCCGGGAGCACCGGCGCAGTATTGAAATAATTATATCGTAGGGAACGGTCGCCCGGCATTCGCCAGGCAAGCTGACCGTTCCCTACAGGAAAATATTTTGCGGAGCCCATACGAGTTAAATAAAAACATTGTTGGGCGACGTCCTGGCAACCGGCGAGTAATTATTAATGATGGAAGCCAGGGGAGGGAGACTTATGAGTAAGGAAATGACAGGAGCGGAAATATTTGTTGAGAGTTTGCGCCGCCACAAGGTGGGCGCACTTTTTGGATATCCGGGAGGTGTGCTGCTTCCGATTTTTGATGCGCTGTATAGTTCGGATTTGCGGGTGATCCTGCCGCGGCATGAACAAGGTGCGGCGCATATGGCGGACGGATACGCCCGCGCGACAGGTGAGGTGGGTGTATGTCTGGCAACATCAGGTCCAGGGGCGACTAATTTAGTGACCGGGATTGCAACCGCACATATGGATTCCATCCCGATGGTGGTTTTCACCGGACAGGTGGCATCTCCGCTGATCGGCAATGATGCTTTTCAGGAAGTGGATATCACAGGAATTACCCGTCCGATCACCAAGCACAATTTTTTAATCAAGGATGTAAAAGATATTGCCCGAACCATTGCCGAGGCATTTTATATTGCAGCGACAGGCCGTCCGGGTCCGGTGTTGGTTGATATACCCAAGGACATTACCACGGCAAGTTGTATTCCTGACTTTGAAGCCAAAGTGGATATTCGGAGCTACCGGCCTAATTTGACCCCGCATGCCAATCAGATTAAAAAGGCGGCGGTGCTCATTGAGGAAGCCAAGCGGCCGATGATTTATGCCGGCGGCGGTGTGCTGTTGGCCAATGCTGCGGAAGAACTGAAAATTTTGGCTGAAAAAACAGATACACCAGTGACATTGACCTTGATGGGTTTGGGCGCTTTCCCCGGAACTCATGATCAATTTATCGGCATGCTGGGGATGCACGGTACGCGGACGGCAAACTACGCCATTCAGCAAAGTGACTTGATTATCGCTGTGGGTGCGCGTTTCGATGACCGGGTGACCGGCCGGGTTGATCATTTTGCACCCAACGCCCGGATTATTCATGTGGATGTGGATCCGGCAAGTATTTCCAAAGTGATTAGCGTGGATGTTCCCATTGTGGGTGATGCCAAGGTGTCGTTGCAGGCATTAATCAAGGAAGTTAAATCCCGCAAAAATGATGATTGGTGGAAGCAAGTGAATGAATGGATGGAAAAATATCCGCTGACATATGATAAAAAAACCACTGAGTTAAAACCGCAGCAGGTCATAGAGACCCTCTATCAGCTCAAGGGGACTGATTTGTTTGTAGCCACGGATGTGGGGCAGCATCAGATGTGGGCGGCGCAATTTTATAAATTTGACCGTCCCCGGCAATGGGCGTCATCCGGTGGGTTGGGAACGATGGGATACGGTTTCCCGGCAGCCATCGGCGCTCAAATGGGACTGCCGGGTAAACCAGTGGCAGTTATCACGGGTGACGGCAGTTTTCAGATGAATCTTCAGGAATTGGCCACTGCGGTGATTAATAAATTACCGGTCAAAATTATTTTGTTGAACAACGGTTTTTTAGGAATGGTGCGGCAGTGGCAGGAGCTTTTTCATGGCAAGCGCTATTCATCGACGCCAATTCAGAATTCGGTTGATTTCGTTAAATTGGCAGAGGCCTTTGGCGCAGTTGGATTACGTGTAACTGAAACCGCCAAGATAGAGGAAACCCTCAAACAGGCGTTTGCAACCGAAGGACCGGTTTTGGTTGATTTTCATGTGTCGCCGGAAGAAAATGTTTGGCCGATGGTCCCGGCTGGAGCTCCTATACATGAGATGATAGGCGAACTGGCATGAAATTTTTGTAGGGAACGGTCGCGACCGTTCCCTACAAAAGAATATATTCAGGAGATTTTATTATGAGACATACATTATCTGTTTTAGTAGAGAATAAACCCGGTGTGCTGGCACGCGTGGCTGGATTGTTTTCCGGGCGTGGCTTTAACATTACCAGTCTGACGGTAGGAGAAACCGAGGATGACACAATCTCGCGTATGACTATTGTGGTGACGGGTGATGATGCTATTTTGGAACAGATCACCAAACAGTTGAATAAGTTGGTGGATGTGATCAAGGTATATGATTATACTGCTGAGGCCCACTTGGAGCGGGAACTGGCATTGATCAAAGTACAGGCCGAAGTTCAGCAGCGCTCGGAAGTGACACAATTGACCGAGATTTTTCGTGCGAAAATTGTGGATGTTTCGGATCGTGCCTATATTTTGGAAATTACCGGAACAGCCGATAAAGTAAATGCGTTTATTGAGTTGCTCCAGCCTTTTGGTATTCGGGAAATTATTCGGACCGGAACCGTGGCGACTGCCCGGGGAAACAAGAAAAGGAAATAAGCCAATGCCAAAAAAAAAGATTAAGAAAAAAGTAGTGGAAAAGAAAGTCAGTCAATCCAAAAGCAGCAAAAAAACGGTTGTAAAAAAGGTTGTCAAAAAAGCGGCTTCAAAACCGGCAGTACAACGCGTTGTAAAAAATACCAGGGTAGCGATGCCTGAAATTGTGGTGAAAAAACAAGGAGGAGTGAATAAGATGGCGAAGATGTATTTTGAGAAGGATGCTGATTTGAAAGCATTGAAGGGCAAGACGGTTGCAATTCTCGGCTACGGCAGTCAGGGTCATGCCCATGCTTTGAATTTGAAAGATTCAAAGGTGAATGTTGTGGTCGGTGAGTTGAAAGATTCCAATGCCTGGAAAGTTGCGGAAAAAAGCGGTTTGAAAGTGATGAGCGCTGATCAGGCTTGTAAGGCCGCCGATATCATGATGATTTTAGTACCGGATCCATTGCAAGCCATGGTCTATGAGACTGCGGTGGCACCCAATTTGAAAAAAGGCAACGCCATTGCGTTTGCACATGGTTTTAATATTCATTACAGTCAAATCGTGCCGCCGACCAATGTTGACGTTTTTATGGTGGCGCCCAAAGGTCCGGGTCATATGGTGCGTCGCGTGTTTACTGAAGGCGGGGGTGTCCCCGGTTTGGTTGCGGTTGAGCAGAACGCCAGCGGGAATGCCATGCAGATTGCTTTGGCCTATGCCAAAGGCGTGGGGTGTACCCGCGGCGGTGTCATGGAAACCACCTTCCGGGATGAGACTGAGACCGATCTTTTTGGTGAACAGGTTGTGCTTTGCGGTGGATTGACTGAATTGGTCAAGGCCGGTTATGAGACCTTGGTGGATGCCGGTTATCAGCCGGAAAATGCTTATTATGAATGTTTGCATGAACTCAAGTTGATCATCGATCTGATGTATGAAGGTGGTATTGCCGGGATGCGTTATAGTATTTCTGAAACTGCGAAATACGGCGACATTACCCGGGGCAAGCGAATTATCACAGACGATACCCGCCTGGAGATGAAAAAAATCCTGAAAGAGATCCAGAGCGGAGAATTTGCCCGTGAGTGGATTTTGGAAAATAAGGCCGGATGCCCGGTTTACAATGCGGTTTTGAAGCAAGAAGCCGAACACCCCATTGAAGTGGTCGGTAAAAAATTGCGGAGCATGATGGGGTGGATGTCAAAGAAGTAAAACGCAGACGCGTTTTTAAAAATAAAACCACGGTTGCGAAGAAAGAAATTGCCCGGCCGTGGCGCCAGTGGGTCCCGTATTTTTTTATGGGTACTGTGTTTGTTCTTGGGTTTTTGGCTTTGATTTTGGTCATTCACAGTAAACTGGCGCTGGCCGGGCGTATTATTCTGGCGGCGATGG
It encodes:
- a CDS encoding histidinol phosphate phosphatase domain-containing protein; the encoded protein is MIDLHMHTFHSDGVLLPAELVRRAKVAGYQAMAITDHVDQSNIEELVPQMAAAAKALTMGYNMLVLAGVELTHVPPKQISGLIKAARSLGAEIIVVHGETPVEPVAAGTNRAAIMAGADIVAHPGLITLAEARLAKQKGVALELTSRGGHSLANGHVAKIALQAKCDLVINSDTHAPQDLHSKALLGKVVAGAGLPVSAVKVLQANALKICKRARQ
- a CDS encoding cyclic nucleotide-binding domain-containing protein translates to MRNLDTIRNIEIFSELSDTELASVVRRAQQKEYKAEGVIVRENASGGMMHVILEGRVEVRKKMPNGPDKPLAVLNEGAVFGEMSLFDGHPYSASVVATENTSTLTIFKNEFMALAEEQPALGLKVTINLINTLSTRLRKTNDNLVTFATLRSSGS
- a CDS encoding tetratricopeptide repeat protein, which codes for MAKKRYSHKQIRKSIKKDELRDLIDKSAVYVRSHTENILIAAILLIVVIVLVPLYFNNRQENERRAGSLLNRAVGYTLQPIADGMGDPNREVFRTLEEKYTKVRQTFTEISATYKNTRAARVAMLGEADATYYLKDYEKARDIYQAVLLQTKDFATQGTLKEKIAACYENLGKWEDALGIYQELVDGEPVYFNQRSVKMGMARCYSGLGRKAKAQEIYFSEKENDPGSYWSEVARQKLSMEAAAGK
- the ilvD gene encoding dihydroxy-acid dehydratase, producing the protein MRSDVMKKGVAKSPHRSLFKAIGYTDEELQKPIIGIANSFNEIIPGHIHLKTLVEAVKTGIRMAGGTPMEFNTIGICDGIAMNHEGMKYSLVSREIIADSVEATAMGTPFDGLVLMPNCDKIIPGMMMAAARLDIPAVLVSGGPMLPGEYKGKRIDLIKGPFEGMAQAHAGKISEKEFLAMEDAACPTCGSCAGLFTANTMNCMAEALGIALPGNGSTPAISSERIRLAKLAGKKIMDVVRKKMIPSKLLTMNAFRNAIAVDVAMGGSTNTVLHLPAIAHEVGIELDLEIFNEISKKTPHLCNVSPGGDHFMVDIHRAGGVPAVMKVLAGKGLIHTKLPTVSGRTVAENLKDVFVLDTDVIRPFTKPYHKTGGLAILRGNIAPEGGVVKQSAVAPEMLHSISRARVFESEETAFKAIMNGEIRKRDVVVIRYEGPKGGPGMREMLSPTSSIAGMGLDKHVALITDGRFSGGTRGAAIGHISPEAASGGPIGIIRENDKLEIDIPKKKIHLMISDTEFEKRMAAFRPRPSKKHKGVLGRYARLVTSGSTGAVLK
- a CDS encoding four helix bundle protein, with protein sequence MPFLFENLVVYQKAIAFSIAVSKLTDTFPRGNYYLTDQLDRAALSIPTNLAEGNGRWHPNDRRQFFWIARSSALECVPIIEVGFQKGLITEEMYKRFRNDLDEIGKMITGLVKGIENKKG
- the ilvN gene encoding acetolactate synthase small subunit, which translates into the protein MRHTLSVLVENKPGVLARVAGLFSGRGFNITSLTVGETEDDTISRMTIVVTGDDAILEQITKQLNKLVDVIKVYDYTAEAHLERELALIKVQAEVQQRSEVTQLTEIFRAKIVDVSDRAYILEITGTADKVNAFIELLQPFGIREIIRTGTVATARGNKKRK
- the ilvC gene encoding ketol-acid reductoisomerase → MAKMYFEKDADLKALKGKTVAILGYGSQGHAHALNLKDSKVNVVVGELKDSNAWKVAEKSGLKVMSADQACKAADIMMILVPDPLQAMVYETAVAPNLKKGNAIAFAHGFNIHYSQIVPPTNVDVFMVAPKGPGHMVRRVFTEGGGVPGLVAVEQNASGNAMQIALAYAKGVGCTRGGVMETTFRDETETDLFGEQVVLCGGLTELVKAGYETLVDAGYQPENAYYECLHELKLIIDLMYEGGIAGMRYSISETAKYGDITRGKRIITDDTRLEMKKILKEIQSGEFAREWILENKAGCPVYNAVLKQEAEHPIEVVGKKLRSMMGWMSKK
- a CDS encoding amidohydrolase family protein, which produces MSPVIDFHVHVYPDNLAAQVISELTQSCGFQACFDGTVSGLKAMMRGCGVTQSVIQPVATKVSQVRPINQWSSHLNRESGIRAFGSLHPEMDTQAVKTEVAFIKENHLPGVKMHPEYQNFHPDEDRMEKIYCALEQAKCMLLLHAGMDLGFHPPVKATPERIFQVLKSFPGLTVIAAHLGGYGLWDQVMKYLVNQNVWLDTAYCFGKTPLPEAYEIIQAHGCDKILFGSDAPWGDQGQHVQHLESLPLSEMEKQRIFFGNAAVLLEKIK
- the ilvB gene encoding biosynthetic-type acetolactate synthase large subunit, which codes for MSKEMTGAEIFVESLRRHKVGALFGYPGGVLLPIFDALYSSDLRVILPRHEQGAAHMADGYARATGEVGVCLATSGPGATNLVTGIATAHMDSIPMVVFTGQVASPLIGNDAFQEVDITGITRPITKHNFLIKDVKDIARTIAEAFYIAATGRPGPVLVDIPKDITTASCIPDFEAKVDIRSYRPNLTPHANQIKKAAVLIEEAKRPMIYAGGGVLLANAAEELKILAEKTDTPVTLTLMGLGAFPGTHDQFIGMLGMHGTRTANYAIQQSDLIIAVGARFDDRVTGRVDHFAPNARIIHVDVDPASISKVISVDVPIVGDAKVSLQALIKEVKSRKNDDWWKQVNEWMEKYPLTYDKKTTELKPQQVIETLYQLKGTDLFVATDVGQHQMWAAQFYKFDRPRQWASSGGLGTMGYGFPAAIGAQMGLPGKPVAVITGDGSFQMNLQELATAVINKLPVKIILLNNGFLGMVRQWQELFHGKRYSSTPIQNSVDFVKLAEAFGAVGLRVTETAKIEETLKQAFATEGPVLVDFHVSPEENVWPMVPAGAPIHEMIGELA